ATCCGCGCCTCCGAGAATGCGAGACGTCCTCCCACTCATCCCGCGTCCTGTATCTCCTCGATGAGCGCGCGGAGGTTGTCGGCAACGGAGGGCTCTTCGATGGCGTCGGCGTCCTCGTAGTCGCGCAGGAAGAGCGTGGCGCGGCGCAGCATGCCGTCCAGCGCCCGCACGCGCCCGAGCAGTGCCTGCACGTCCGCCGGCCCGTCGCGCAGGAAGACGGCGTCTTCGTGGTAGCGCATGCGGTCCGCCACAGGCACGCGCTGCCCGCCCATCTCCACGGAGAGGCTCCACGTGCCATCCTCGCCCGCGTCGATGGCGATGCCGGGCGTGGCGGCGTCGGCGCGGACTTCGATCTCCTGCAAGGTGCTCTCGGACAGTGACGTCATCAGGGGCCGGCGTGCCGTGGGATGGGAGATGTGGGGCGTGCGAAGCGGAATCTACGCTGGCCCGCGCCGTGCAGCCAACGTGTAGCGGCCCGTCGTCAGGCGAGGACGCCGGCGGTTGCGGCGAGCGCGGCCGGAAGGTCCGACGTGCAGAAGGCGCAGCGGGTGGCGGCGATGGGCACCTTCATGCGGCAGAACGGGCACTCCTGCTCGAACGGCTCCGGCGGCGCCACGGCCTCGCGGGCGCGCATGCGCTCGTACGCCTGCACGATGAGGTACACCGCGAAAGCGACGATGAGGAACGAGATGACCGCGTTGATGAACAGCCCGTAGTTCACCGTGACGGCGCCGGCCTTCTTCGCCGCCTCCAGCGTGGCCGTCTTCGGCCCGGAGAGCGTGACGAACAGGTTCGCGAAGTCCACCCCGCCCGTCGCCCGGCCTATGGGCGGCATGAGGATGTCGTCCACGAACGACTTAACCACCGACGTGAACGCCGCGCCGATCACGATGCCGACCGCCAGGTCGACCACGTTGCCACGTGAGATGAAGCCGCGAAAGCCTGCGAGCATGGCTACCTCGGGGGAGTGAGGGGGACCGCGGGGACTCGCGGTCCCTAACTCAGGAGACGCAGCACGCCGGGCGCAAGCATTATCTCATCTCGACCCCCGGAGACATCCACCACGGAACGCAGCTCACGAGCGCGGCGCAGATGACCGTGCGGGCTTCGCAGGCGTCGGCCGCGCCGCCTTCGGCGGAGCCAGGGCCTTCTTGCGGACGACGTTCACCACGTTGTCGGCGGTGCGACGGGCGATGAGCTTGTGCCGCGGGTCGACGCCGGCGCGGGCGGGCACGCCATCCACCGTGACGCGCACGTGCTGCACGCCGGAGCGGAGGCGCTGCTTGGCGAAGTATAGCGGGAAGTTCTCCATGCCCGCTGCGCTGCCAACGACCGAGACGTCGACGAGATCGTTCATGGGCACCTCGGTCTCGTTGCCCGCGCTGTCCGCGCGCATCTTGTGCGCTTCCACCGTCATGTCCACCATCCACCGCCCGCCGCCAAGCGGGGTGGCGGTCGCGGCGCGGGTGCGGTTCTCGTACAGCGTGACCGTCTCGAACAGGTCGGTGAGCACGTAGCGCAGGGAGTCCGGCGTGACCGCGCGCAGGTGCCGCAGCAGGTCGCGCGAGGTGGCGTACGGGGGCCCGCGGAAGCGCTGCTCGTGCAGCAGGGCCGCCAGCGCGGCGTTGACCCGGTCCTCGCCGATGTAGTCGCGCAGGGCGTACAT
Above is a window of Longimicrobiaceae bacterium DNA encoding:
- the mscL gene encoding large conductance mechanosensitive channel protein MscL, with amino-acid sequence MLAGFRGFISRGNVVDLAVGIVIGAAFTSVVKSFVDDILMPPIGRATGGVDFANLFVTLSGPKTATLEAAKKAGAVTVNYGLFINAVISFLIVAFAVYLIVQAYERMRAREAVAPPEPFEQECPFCRMKVPIAATRCAFCTSDLPAALAATAGVLA